GGCGATACTGTGGCAGTCCCGTTAGAGGCTCCATTACAGCTTACATCTGTCTTGCTTCCCGCTGTCGTATTTAGAGCTGTGGGCTGTGTAATGGTAAATGTTTTGGTGCCCGTACATCCATTAGCATCGGTAACCGTTACGGTATAGGTACCTGCTGATAAGCCCGTTGCTGTGGCTGCTGTTCCTCCACTTGGTGCCCAACTGTATGTATAACCCGGCGTCCCCCCTGTTGGCGATACTGTGGCAGTACCATTAGAGCCTCCGTTACAGCTTACATCTGTCTTAGACCCAGCTGTAGTATTTAGAGCTGTGGGCTGTGTAATCGTAAACGATTTGGTGCCCATACAACCGTTAGCGTCCGTTACTGTTACCGTATAGGTACCTGCAGATAAGCCCGTTGCTGTGGCTGCTGTTCCTCCTCGTGGCGCCCAACTGTATGTATAACCCGGCGTTCCGCCTGTAGGAGATACCGTAGCGGTACCATTAGAACCGCCATTACAACTTACATCCGTCTTGCTTCCCGCTGTCGTGTTAAGAGCTGTGGGCTGCGTAATGGTAAATGTTTTGGTGCCCGTACATCCATTAGCGTCCGTTACTGTTACTGTATAGGTACCTGCAGATAAGCCCGTTGCTGTGGCTGCTGTTCCTCCACTTGGTGCCCAACTGTATGTATAACTCGGTGTACCCCCTGTAGGGGATACTGTGGCGGTACCATTAGATCCTCCATTACAGCTTACATCTGTCTTTGATCCTGCTGTAGTATTTAGAGCTGTGGGCTGTGTAATGGTAAATGATTTGGTGCCTGTACATCCATTAGCGTCCGTTACTGTTACTGTATAAGTACCTACAGATAAGCCCGTTGCTGTGGCTGCTGTTCCTCCTCGTGGCGCCCAACTGTATGTATAACCCGGAGTTCCGCCTGTAGGAGATACCGTAGCGGTACCATTAGAACCGCCATTACAACTTACATCCGTCTTGCTTCCCGCTGTCGTGTTAAGAGCTGTGGGCTGCGTAATAGTAATACTTCTTGTAATCTGGCAATTATTAGCATCGGTAATGGTACAGGTATAAGTTCCTACCGCCAATCCAGATGCCGTAGCAGCCGTTCCTCCACTCGGTGCCCAACTGTAAGTATAACCGGATGTACCTCCTGTTGGAACTACCGTAGCAGTTCCGTTAGACGCTCCGTTACAGCTTACGTCAGTTTTTGTGATAGTCGCATCCAAAGCCGAGGCAGGTTGATTTATAGTAAAACTTTTTTGTATCTGGCAATTAATAGCATCAGTAATAGTACAGGTATAGGTCCCTGCGGTAAGGCCAGTTGCTATTGAGCTTGTGCCACCACTGGGTGACCAGCTGTAGGTGTAAGAACCTATCCCGCCTGTTGGTGAAACTGCTGCTGAACCAGTAGCGTTACCGTAACAAAGCACATCATTTTTAGCAGTACTCGCCGTCATGTTCGAGATGCTTAATGTCGCATTATTTGAATTACTGAAACAAGAACTACTACCATTCATAGCCTTGCAACGATACTGGTAACCACTCATTGTCGCCGTAGCCCCAGTAATAGTAAGCGTATTAGTAGTAGCATTAGAATATACGCCTCCATTGGAAATATCAGTAAACCCAGCACCTGTATTTACCTGCCATTGATAGGCCGTTGCACCAGTAGCTGAACTGGTAAAAGTGGTATTGCCACCATTACAGATGGAACGATTAGGTGGATTCCCTGTAATCACAGGAGCTGTGCAAGGATCTGTATCATCCGGTCCCACAGTTAGGTCATCTAAATTTAACCCCGACAACCCTGAAAAAGTTAAAGTTACATCTGTTACACTGATATTTTTGTTTTGAAGAAATGTAGTAGTATTTGCGCCATAAACTTCATTTGACAAAGCGGATCCTGTATAAGCAACCGTTAACCATGGAGCGGAATAACCAGATGAAGAGTTGGTATACTTTAACCATACGCCATAGAATTTGAATCGCAGTCCATCTTTTCTTTTAATTGTAACAGGCATTGTTGAAGATGGGGCATAGCTAAGCGAAGTACTATTATTATTTCCTCCTGTTGACAAATATACCCAAGTATCATTACCCCCATTTGAGATTTGATAAACCACACCATCGATAGTAACTTCTGCTATCTGTTTCCATGACGGTACTCCTGGATAATCAATAAATGTTGGAACTGTAGAAAAACCATGTGTTGTTTGTGCATTTGTATCAAATACTTTGAGATTAAACAACAAAAGAAACGAAGTTAAAATTCGTAAAAATTTATTCATAATCATACTGTTTAGCTATGCCGGGATAAAGAGGATTTCTTTCTCCAAGCATAGTATATTGAAAGTTTAGTGATGCTAAAGTGATTATAAAACAAAACTTAACGGTTTACTTTTCTCAAAAAAAACTTCAGTTTTTGAATAGTTAGAGAAAATAAAACGTCAAACCGGCTTCTCCTATCGAGATTTAAGAGCCTTGTTTGAATATTGTCAAGCTTTAACAAATATTAATGGGCGTGTGAAAAATTTGAAGTCTTCAGGAATTTTTGATAAAATACTGTTTAGGCATTACACCAGTCTCTTTTTTAAAGGCCTTGTAAAATGTGGCTAAACTTTTAAAACCAGCCTCGTTCGCCATGGCTTCAATTGTTTTATAACTTTTGTGATCCGGGTACGTCGCAATAAAAAACAAAACCCTATGTGTATTTATCCAATCCCGAAAACTTTTGCCTGTCTCATTATTTACCAGAGATGAACATTGATGTACAGAAATACCTATTTCACTGGCCAGATCAATAATCTGCATATTAGGATTTAGAAAAAGCTGTTTGGTTCTCATAAGCTTTTCCAGGTCATAACCATTTACCGCCTGTTGATTTCCGATAGTTTTCTTATGAGTATCCTGTACGATAGTGCCAGTGCCTTTTTCTTTTTTAGTACCAGGTACTACATGATCACCTATTTTTACATTGACCAATAAATAATTATATAATAAACCGGGTTTATGTAGAATATACAAGACGATCATAACAAGTCCAACGCAGTTTACCATGATAAACCAGGGGTAGTCCTTTGCACTTTGTGGTATCCATATAGGTAATAAACTTATCATGCGGAAAACTGTTGCCAGACAAAGAATAAAGCTTATCCAGATTTTATGTGTGCTCCAGTTTTTCTGCTTAAATAATGGAGACTTCACAAACGCCGCCCATGAAGCTATAAGATAACCCAGCAGGAGTATTATTTTAAAATAAACTAAAAAGACAGCTGGGAGCAATCCTGTTCGTTGTAAAACAAAAACCTGAGTATTTCTTTCTATATCATAAGCCACTGCTTCCCAATTAATATTTGGACTTATTTCCCATGGAATAAAATGAATTATTGCGATCAAAAAAGGAATAAAATGCAGCCAAATTCCTTTCCTCTTCTTATCATTACCCAGTAATTTCGTAATATATAAATATAGGACGGCTGGCGTTAAATAATACAAAGGATAAAAGAGTCTGAACAATATAGAAAAAGCTTCTAAATACCCACCACGTACCGAAAGATAAATCATCATCTGACCAATTCTGGCAAAAATGATAATTGCTAAAAGCCGGCCCAAAGCTTGATGTTGTTTCCTGGTGAAGATTAGGTTAAGCGCAAAAACAAAGAACAAAAAACATATCCCGGAAAGAACTAAA
This genomic interval from Pseudopedobacter saltans DSM 12145 contains the following:
- a CDS encoding helix-turn-helix domain-containing protein, translated to MMIYLSVRGGYLEAFSILFRLFYPLYYLTPAVLYLYITKLLGNDKKRKGIWLHFIPFLIAIIHFIPWEISPNINWEAVAYDIERNTQVFVLQRTGLLPAVFLVYFKIILLLGYLIASWAAFVKSPLFKQKNWSTHKIWISFILCLATVFRMISLLPIWIPQSAKDYPWFIMVNCVGLVMIVLYILHKPGLLYNYLLVNVKIGDHVVPGTKKEKGTGTIVQDTHKKTIGNQQAVNGYDLEKLMRTKQLFLNPNMQIIDLASEIGISVHQCSSLVNNETGKSFRDWINTHRVLFFIATYPDHKSYKTIEAMANEAGFKSLATFYKAFKKETGVMPKQYFIKNS